The Mesorhizobium sp. M3A.F.Ca.ET.080.04.2.1 genome contains the following window.
CCATGCTGCGCAACCGACGCGACCTGCCATGGCCGAGCGTCACAGGGCTGGGCCGCATCGCGCTGGCCGCGGGCGCGCATGGGCTGACGGTGCATCCACGGCCGGACGAACGGCATACAAGGCATTCCGACCTGCCGCAGATCAGGGCGCTCATCGACGACGAATTCCCCAGGGCGGAGTTCAACATCGAGGGCTATCCGACCGAGGATTTCCTGGCCCTGGTCGAAAAGCATCAGCCGGAGCAGGTGACGCTGGTTCCCGACGATCCGGCGCAGGCGACATCGGACCACGGCTGGAACTTCGTCGCACAGGCCGCGTTCCTCACTCCGATCGTGAAACGGCTGAAGAAGGGTGGTTTTCGCGTGTCGCTGTTTTCCGACGCTGATCCTGCTGGCGTCACTGCTGCACTGAATACCGGGGCCGACCGGATCGAGCTCTATACCGGTCCCTACGGCAGCTGCCATTCCGATTCCGCCAAGGCGGCGAAGGAGCTGGAAAGATTGGGAAAAACCGCGGATGCCGCCCT
Protein-coding sequences here:
- a CDS encoding pyridoxine 5'-phosphate synthase, which encodes MPAKLSVNLNAVAMLRNRRDLPWPSVTGLGRIALAAGAHGLTVHPRPDERHTRHSDLPQIRALIDDEFPRAEFNIEGYPTEDFLALVEKHQPEQVTLVPDDPAQATSDHGWNFVAQAAFLTPIVKRLKKGGFRVSLFSDADPAGVTAALNTGADRIELYTGPYGSCHSDSAKAAKELERLGKTADAALAAGLDVNAGHDLTANNLPALAKRIPALAEVSIGHGLTADALEYGMAGTVGRFLKACGW